The Conger conger chromosome 15, fConCon1.1, whole genome shotgun sequence genome contains a region encoding:
- the LOC133111452 gene encoding UDP-glucuronosyltransferase 2B17-like, with the protein MSCCNSGNVLILPIDGSHWVNMKILIEDMHSRGHNITVIRWDSSWYITEKSPHYTSITLHDTAGTDKTFFEKFLIQLIEVQRGKISPTTFFKLQINFFSMISEAHLNMCTLVSDILENKELVKRLQDAHYDMFLTDPAIAGGVLLAHYLQLPLVMNVRWITSGEGHFAIAPSPLSYIPVPGTGFSDKMSFFERVRNVLFYGIILYQQSFVIGPHYKCMCEKYFEKPCDIQTLIQGTDMRNDFVFDFPRPMMPNVVYMRGFQCKPAKPLPQDLEEFVQSSGEHGIIIMSLGTLVGHLPHDIAVEIAAAFAQLPQKIIWRHTGKRTETLGNNTLLVKWMPQNDLLGHPKTRAFVAHGGTNGVQEAIYYGMPVLGIPLFFDQYDNLLRLKIRGAAQILDIGTLNKDNFLQALQEVLHEPSYRMNMQRLSRLHLDQPMKPLDRAMFWIEFVMRHKGAAHLRTEFYRMPWYAYHSVDVIMLLLAAVFVILLTAVAIIRFLCCTAFKRKNKSD; encoded by the coding sequence ATGTCTTGTTGTAACAGTGGGAATGTTTTAATTTTACCTATCGATGGAAGCCACTGGGTGAATATGAAGATACTAATTGAGGACATGCACTCCAGGGGACACAACATCACTGTGATAAGGTGGGACAGCAGCTGGTACATTACAGAAAAGTCTCCCCACTACACTTCAATCACCCTTCATGACACGGCTGGCACAGACAAGACCTTCTTTGAGAAGTTCTTGATTCAGCTAATTGAAGTGCAACGAGGGAAAATATCGCCAACTACTTTTTTCAAACTGCAGATAAACTTCTTCTCCATGATCTCTGAAGCGCATCTCAATATGTGCACATTGGTTAGTGATATTCTCGAAAATAAGGAGCTGGTGAAAAGGCTGCAGGATGCTCATTATGACATGTTTCTCACTGACCCAGCCATAGCAGGAGGCGTTCTATTGGCCCATTATCTTCAGCTACCATTGGTTATGAATGTTCGCTGGATCACTAGCGGGGAAGGCCACTTCGCCATTGCCCCCTCACCCTTATCCTACATCCCAGTTCCAGGAACAGGCTTCTCTGATAAAATGAGCTTTTTTGAAAGGGTGAGAAATGTACTGTTCTATGGCATCATCCTATACCAGCAGTCCTTTGTGATCGGGCCACATTACAAATGTATGTGCGAGAAATACTTTGAAAAACCATGTGATATACAAACTCTTATTCAGGGAACAGATATGAGAAATGATTTTGTCTTTGACTTCCCACGCCCAATGATGCCCAATGTCGTGTACATGAGAGGGTTCCAGTGTAAGCCTGCTAAGCCTCTTCCCCAAGACCTGGAGGAGTTTGTGCAGAGCTCTGGAGAACATGGAATCATTATTATGTCACTGGGGACTTTAGTTGGTCACCTTCCTCATGATATAGCAGTCGAGATAGCTGCTGCTTTTGCCCAATTGCCTCAGAAGATCATCTGGAGGCACACAGGAAAAAGGACAGAGACTCTAGGTAACAACACCCTATTGGTCAAATGGATGCCACAGAATGATCTTCTGGGACATCCGAAGACCAGAGCCTTTGTGGCACATGGAGGAACCAATGGAGTTCAGGAGGCCATCTACTATGGAATGCCAGTACTGGGAATTCCATTATTCTTTGACCAATACGACAACCTCCTTCGACTGAAAATTAGAGGAGCTGCTCAGATCCTTGATATAGGCACTTTAAACAAAGACAACTTCCTCCAGGCCTTACAGGAAGTGCTTCATGAACCATCCTACAGGATGAACATGCAGAGGCTCTCCAGGCTGCATCTGGACCAGCCAATGAAACCACTGGACCGTGCAATGTTCTGGATTGAGTTTGTCATGAGACACAAAGGTGCTGCTCACCTGCGCACAGAGTTCTACAGGATGCCCTGGTATGCCTACCACTCTGTGGACGTTATAATGCTGCTGCTGGCTGCTGTGTTTGTTATATTACTGACTGCTGTTGCTATCATCAGATTTTTGTGCTGCAcggcatttaaaagaaaaaataaatctgattgA